The region TGTTATTGGAAAATCGATTATAAACAATTGGCTTTGGCAAGTCTAAGGGAAAAGTACAGCACAAATTAGCATATGTACAAAGTTTAGTCTTTGTGCAAATAAATGTAATCTTACCATCCCTCATCGAGTGGTCCAGTATTCGTTTCAGTTCCATCCAATCCACTTCCATATCCTTGCCGGCGATGCTGTCAAACAAGCGTCGCAAGCTCTCTTTCTGTGGATCCAATGGCTTTGGTGTTGGGTATCCTGGTGTTATCTTTAAACCAAAGCAAAATATTATCCAGTGATCTCGTTTAGGACTATTTACTTACCGTGGCAGGGCCGATGCCACCGTATCCTACATGATCATCATTCTCTCTAAATGGAGGTAGAAAGTGAAATGATTGATGAAAATGAAACGGAATTGgtcattaaaaatgtaaagGCCGTTGTAAATGCAATATCATAAGATCTAAGCAttccaaattgaattttcacgGGAAATTTGGACTTATGTTCTAAAGATAAAAGGGTTTGGTATAAATCACAAGACGTTGTTGAGGGGTTCTTTGCCGCTCTGTTTATTACcgtatttaatatttatataggTACATGAAAAATTACATTAAAGACAGGATTAAATATAGACAGGTACGGTAATCTCAGtaattgaaaaagttaaaGCACTTCTATTATAAATTTTCTGGAATCAATATATGTATTACTCCTATAATAGTTCAATATATTTCCGTAACCACACGATATGGCTATCGTATAGTTCAACGCTCTATAATTATATTGGAAATTGcactattttaaatactttgtTACTATAATAAGAGACTGAATACTCCTTTAAATCAGTCTAGATCTGAGAAAAAGTTTTTCAAGGGGTTCGGACAGACGTGCTTTATTATTCTGTAATGAATACTGTGTGAGCATTGGGGGCCAGAGATAAGTTACAATTGaaatatatggaaatattAAGGTTATGTCAAGGCCAAGGGGAATGTGTTGAATTGAGGttaaaccaaaataaaaataatctaATTGGGGAGCTACAACTACTTGcactaaaaacaaatatttgttttatatatactGTGTCTTCACATACCCATATTGCACATTAGTTGCTTTTAAAATAGAAAACCCCGCAAATGTAGCAACCCGCATTATTTCTAATATACAAACTCATTTTCTACATGTACGCACTCCATGTTATTTTGGGTTTCGGAGAACACTCGAAGGATGAACTCCCCCTCCTCGTTCGGATCAAAAGTGGAAGGCACAATTAGATAGTGTCCGGGAGGCAACTTGAAGCGAGCACACACCTAAGACAAACCGAAATTACTGGAGTTagatatataataaataatagaatACATACTTCTCTGGTATTAATGAAATGGGGAGAACGTCCCACCGACGACTTATACCGAAAGAAGTTGAGGCCTTGTGGCCGGCTCTCCAGTTCACGTTCGTTTAGGTTGTAAATGGCAAAACCAATGGTCAGACATTCCATTCCCATGTTGCGCTTTGATCTGCGATTTTTCTGCATTAGACCAACAATAACTGTGCAGTGTCCCTCCTCGTCGTCCTCATCAGGGTCCACCAAAGTAATAATATATTGGGGATTGTGCCAGAAAGTATCCAGGAAGTTTCGGCACCCTCCAGCTGTAACTCCTGGTGTCCATTCTCCCTCGTACATGGACATCTCCCACTTGCGCTTGCCACTTTGCTGTTGGTCCTCCGTTAAAGAGTCCGGAGACAAATTGCAAATCTGGAAAAGGATTACCAAACATATTTTACAATTCAAAAAAATCGTAGACAGAGTAAGCTCTTACCTCGACTCGATCGAAATGGTGAAGGAAATCTTGGAATGACATCCAGAACTCGCCATCTCTATCGAAAGTGAGACCAATTTCCTGCTTCTGATCTTCAGGAATATAACGCCACTCAGCGGAACTGTCACTCCAAGGACCATTCCACTCGGCTTCGTTGCCCCATGGGTTGCGCATGCGTATCATTGGGATCTTACCCTGCCGATTCGGTGTTACTATATCTATGAAGCAGACCTGCAAATACATATTCCAAAGATGAAATTTGCTTTCCAACAAATAACCTTTTTATCATCATTTAGTACCTTGGTAATAGAGTATGCGTGTCCACGAATTAACCCCTGAGGAGTTTCCGCCTCTAGCACATTGGGATCGGGCTCAATTGAACAGCCCATCATTGAATTTCGCTCGGCTGCCTTTTGTAATATGGTAAAGAGATTACCGGGCGCTTCCTTCAGGTCGTACCACTCGCTGACACCGCCAGTAAAGTCTTCCATGGCTTCACACGTGCTACCGCCTTTCAGAGCCTCATAGGAACCATGAAGTCTGagtattcaataaataaataaacgctGGCAGGGGTAAGTTATACGATTTCTCATACTTGGCATAGGCTTTCTCCAAGAGGGCACTCCAGAATTCGTTTTTCTCGGTAGAATGCATGTACACCAGCTCCCCCCGAGAGGTTGGCAAACGGTCATCAATAGTCACATCTACCCATTTACCTGATTTAATTGGttcataaataattattaGTTGACTTTTAATCCGATACGTAGTGGTTGTATGATTAAAATTACCGTATTGCCAGAAACGGAAGTGAAATATGCCAGCATAGTTCTCCTCGAAACTCTGCTCCGGTGGAATAACGCGAAAGAATAGATTCGGTTCCTGCGTTAagttggcagtggcagccaggAGCCAGCAATCTCCGAGCTCTCCCTGTTGGACATCAAATCGGGAAAACCCCTCTACAAAAAACTGTGGGTTGTCTGCGATTTCctaaaaaaacatacatatatacatatttatccAATCATATTAGTAATGAATAGGATATTATCATTGTATTTCCGATCACTTACATGGGGCCGCAACCACTCGATGTGACGATCTGGGCGACGAGAAAACATTAGGGACTCATTACCAGCCGGGAAAATGGGGTCTTCAAAGAGTGATCCGCTGGACAGACAGCTGTTTAAGATTGTTTCATAGTCCTGCACCTCAGAGTACGGTCCCAGATTCGAGCTTGTTTCCCCCAACTAGAAAATCACATATTCCCATTATCCTTTGACTTATTTTAGTATGTACCATAATTTAGATTttgataaaaaataattaatacaaTGTATGTACAGTGTAATTATGTTTAATTCGAGGATACAAGTAGACTTTACATATAACTACACACATCAAGATAGTTGCAACAAgaacacacacggacacattACAACAATTTGGCAGCACATTATCCTTCAAATGGAATT is a window of Drosophila pseudoobscura strain MV-25-SWS-2005 chromosome 3, UCI_Dpse_MV25, whole genome shotgun sequence DNA encoding:
- the CalpA gene encoding calpain-A, whose protein sequence is MDDLKGFLRQAGQEFLNAAGDAAMGAAKDVVGSVINEIFIKKEADTKRVLPSIKNMRVLGETSSNLGPYSEVQDYETILNSCLSSGSLFEDPIFPAGNESLMFSRRPDRHIEWLRPHEIADNPQFFVEGFSRFDVQQGELGDCWLLAATANLTQEPNLFFRVIPPEQSFEENYAGIFHFRFWQYGKWVDVTIDDRLPTSRGELVYMHSTEKNEFWSALLEKAYAKLHGSYEALKGGSTCEAMEDFTGGVSEWYDLKEAPGNLFTILQKAAERNSMMGCSIEPDPNVLEAETPQGLIRGHAYSITKVCFIDIVTPNRQGKIPMIRMRNPWGNEAEWNGPWSDSSAEWRYIPEDQKQEIGLTFDRDGEFWMSFQDFLHHFDRVEICNLSPDSLTEDQQQSGKRKWEMSMYEGEWTPGVTAGGCRNFLDTFWHNPQYIITLVDPDEDDEEGHCTVIVGLMQKNRRSKRNMGMECLTIGFAIYNLNERELESRPQGLNFFRYKSSVGRSPHFINTREVCARFKLPPGHYLIVPSTFDPNEEGEFILRVFSETQNNMEENDDHVGYGGIGPATITPGYPTPKPLDPQKESLRRLFDSIAGKDMEVDWMELKRILDHSMRDDLPKPIVYNRFSNNNAFETQAGPGEDGGGACGLLSLICGPFLKGTPFEETLGSNDPSSKRLMGDNPSDGVAITSGAIVDETHGFSKDVCRSMVAMLDADKSGKLGFEEFETLLSDIAKWKAIFKVYDVENTGRVSGFQLREALNSAGYHLNNRVLNVLGHRYGSRDGQIAFDDFIMCAVKIKTYIEIFKERDTEKNETATFTLEEWIERTIYS